One window of Halopseudomonas maritima genomic DNA carries:
- a CDS encoding ATP-binding protein, with translation MNSIFLRIYGGMLLVLIAVSCLALVSIRMINDVRAEDFRERVATGTFRLMADNLEPMDDAERQKAMTVWMRLIGVPLELHSLDALALESASWARLIQGRVLVRSYGPSEVRVYSLVDLSRQQVLTADIERISEQLGRATLFLIADELVRHPEADMPSWLQRLRRDKGFGFPLNLTRLNETDLDVDQRRRLDEFDTVLSLGPDGNSMMMYMKIPDTNWVLSLGPVYQMEEYPPEMLLMTGLLALSLSGLLIYLLVRQLEQRLMNLESAATHIARGNLDARAEVIGTDSVGSLARAFNDMAEHLQRVMQIQQEMIRAVSHELRTPVARLRFGLEMVETADSGDAKRRYMDSMDGDLTELDKLVDEILTYARLEQGAPALALQAVDVLATVDQVMLELEPLTSRVRISHVDRSNGRAHAVDAEPRYLHRALTNLVSNAARHAASQVRISTRVVNGRCRLIVEDDGPGVPEAYRERIFTPFLRLDDSRTRASGGYGLGLSIVRRIAYWHRGYARVESSRDLGGAAFIIDWPLRQAS, from the coding sequence GTGAACTCGATTTTTCTGCGCATCTATGGCGGCATGCTGCTGGTGCTGATCGCCGTCTCCTGCCTGGCGCTGGTCAGCATTCGCATGATCAACGATGTGCGCGCCGAAGACTTTCGTGAGCGGGTGGCTACCGGCACCTTCCGCCTGATGGCCGATAACCTTGAGCCGATGGACGATGCCGAGCGGCAGAAGGCCATGACGGTATGGATGCGGCTGATTGGTGTGCCACTGGAGTTGCATTCGCTGGATGCCCTGGCGCTGGAGTCTGCCAGCTGGGCTCGGCTGATCCAGGGGCGCGTGCTGGTGCGCAGCTACGGGCCGTCAGAGGTGCGGGTATATAGCCTGGTAGACCTGAGCCGCCAGCAGGTTTTGACCGCCGACATCGAGCGTATCTCCGAGCAGCTGGGTCGGGCCACCTTGTTCTTGATTGCCGACGAGCTGGTGCGCCATCCGGAGGCGGATATGCCCAGCTGGCTGCAGCGCCTGCGTCGCGACAAGGGCTTCGGCTTTCCGCTGAATCTGACCCGCCTGAATGAAACCGACCTGGATGTGGATCAGCGTCGCCGGCTGGACGAGTTTGACACCGTGCTCAGTCTGGGCCCGGACGGCAACTCAATGATGATGTACATGAAAATCCCCGATACCAACTGGGTGCTCAGCCTCGGGCCGGTCTATCAGATGGAGGAGTATCCGCCCGAGATGTTGCTGATGACCGGCTTGCTGGCGTTGTCGCTCAGTGGCCTGCTTATCTACCTGCTGGTGCGGCAGCTGGAACAGCGGCTGATGAACCTGGAGTCGGCGGCGACCCATATTGCACGCGGCAACCTCGATGCCCGCGCCGAGGTGATAGGTACGGATTCGGTAGGTAGCCTGGCGCGTGCCTTCAACGATATGGCCGAGCACCTGCAGAGGGTGATGCAAATCCAGCAGGAGATGATCCGCGCGGTATCACATGAGTTGCGCACACCGGTCGCGCGGCTGCGCTTTGGTCTGGAGATGGTTGAAACCGCCGATAGCGGTGATGCCAAGCGTCGCTATATGGACAGTATGGATGGCGACCTGACCGAGCTGGACAAGTTGGTTGACGAGATTCTGACCTACGCCCGTCTGGAGCAGGGGGCGCCAGCGCTGGCCCTGCAGGCGGTGGATGTGCTGGCGACGGTAGATCAGGTAATGCTGGAACTTGAGCCGCTGACCAGCAGGGTGCGCATCAGCCATGTCGATCGTTCCAACGGTCGGGCGCATGCGGTTGATGCTGAACCCCGTTACCTGCACCGGGCGCTGACCAACCTAGTCAGCAACGCAGCGCGTCATGCCGCTAGCCAGGTGCGCATCAGCACGCGGGTGGTCAACGGGCGTTGCCGGCTGATTGTCGAAGATGACGGCCCGGGCGTTCCCGAGGCCTATCGCGAGCGGATTTTCACGCCGTTCCTGCGTCTGGACGACAGCCGCACGCGTGCCAGTGGCGGCTACGGGCTGGGGTTGTCGATCGTGCGGCGGATCGCCTATTGGCATCGCGGCTACGCGCGGGTGGAAAGCTCCCGTGACCTGGGCGGCGCGGCCTTTATCATTGATTGGCCGTTGCGCCAGGCGTCGTAG
- a CDS encoding response regulator transcription factor, whose product METDSSDILIVEDDQKLAGLIAEFLQAQGLSVAIEADGALAVQRILDSQPDLVVLDLMLPGEDGLSICRRVREAGFSRPILMLTARSEDDDHISGLELGADDYVNKPVRPQVLLARIRALLRRSGESDSSAAPSRLAFGELVVDNDRREAWLRGELIELTGAEFDLLWLLASHAGRILSREEIFIALRGIEYDGQDRSIDVRISRIRPKIGDDPDMPRLIKTVRSKGYLFVAPGPDQA is encoded by the coding sequence GTGGAGACAGACAGCAGTGACATCCTGATTGTGGAGGACGACCAGAAACTGGCCGGCCTGATTGCCGAGTTTCTGCAGGCCCAGGGTCTGTCAGTCGCAATCGAGGCGGACGGGGCGTTGGCGGTGCAACGTATTCTCGACAGCCAGCCGGACTTGGTGGTGCTGGACCTGATGCTGCCCGGTGAAGACGGCCTGTCGATTTGCCGGCGAGTCCGCGAAGCCGGATTTTCGCGGCCGATACTGATGCTGACGGCACGCAGCGAAGACGATGACCATATCTCCGGTCTGGAGCTGGGCGCCGACGACTACGTTAACAAGCCGGTACGCCCACAGGTATTGCTGGCACGTATCCGCGCCCTGTTGCGTCGCAGCGGCGAGAGTGACAGCAGCGCCGCGCCCAGTCGTTTGGCCTTTGGCGAGCTGGTGGTCGACAACGACCGCCGCGAAGCCTGGCTACGCGGCGAGCTGATCGAGCTGACGGGCGCCGAGTTTGATCTGCTCTGGCTGCTGGCCAGCCATGCTGGCCGCATTCTCAGCCGTGAGGAGATATTTATCGCCCTGCGCGGTATCGAATATGACGGGCAGGATCGCTCCATTGATGTGCGTATCTCGCGCATCCGTCCCAAGATTGGCGATGACCCGGACATGCCACGCCTGATCAAAACCGTGCGTAGCAAGGGCTATCTGTTTGTAGCGCCTGGCCCGGATCAGGCGTGA
- a CDS encoding SDR family oxidoreductase, which produces MTASPFKVALVTGAGTGIGRATAIALLKAGYRVALTGRNIDKLQATLEGLDDLADNALAIASNVRDPASVEAVFSEIRNHWGRLDLLFNNAGTGAPPLPLEELSYEHWQATLETNLSGAFLCTQQAFRIMREQTPMGGRIINNGSISATAPRPNSAPYTASKHGMTGLTKATSLDGRKYNIACGQIDIGNAATEMAAPMARGIPQANGEIAVEPTMDVEHVAQAVLHMAELPLESNVQFMTIMATKMPFIGRG; this is translated from the coding sequence ATGACAGCGTCTCCCTTCAAGGTCGCCCTGGTGACCGGTGCCGGCACCGGCATTGGCCGCGCTACTGCCATTGCCCTGCTCAAGGCTGGCTACCGCGTCGCACTTACCGGACGTAACATCGACAAGTTGCAAGCCACCCTTGAGGGCCTGGATGATCTGGCTGACAACGCACTGGCTATTGCCAGCAACGTGCGTGACCCGGCATCGGTCGAGGCTGTGTTTAGCGAAATAAGAAACCACTGGGGTCGCCTGGACCTGCTGTTCAACAACGCGGGCACCGGCGCTCCACCCTTGCCCCTCGAAGAGCTGAGCTACGAGCACTGGCAGGCCACCCTGGAAACCAACCTCAGCGGCGCCTTTCTGTGTACTCAGCAAGCGTTTCGCATCATGCGCGAACAAACCCCGATGGGCGGGCGCATCATTAACAATGGCTCGATTTCTGCCACTGCCCCACGTCCCAACTCAGCACCCTATACCGCCTCCAAGCACGGCATGACAGGGCTGACCAAGGCCACCTCACTGGACGGACGTAAATACAATATCGCCTGCGGCCAGATTGATATCGGCAACGCCGCCACCGAGATGGCCGCTCCCATGGCGCGCGGCATCCCGCAGGCCAATGGCGAGATCGCCGTGGAGCCAACCATGGACGTCGAGCATGTTGCCCAGGCGGTACTACACATGGCCGAGCTACCACTGGAAAGCAATGTGCAGTTCATGACCATTATGGCCACCAAGATGCCCTTTATTGGCCGCGGTTGA
- a CDS encoding QsdR family transcriptional regulator, which translates to MTSQQTPLSLALSKRKSEERATPITAFRMARSWWLEGRRLNLSQLAEELGIGRATLMRWVGNKDLLMGEILWSLYKRIYDDAIARAEQTPGLKGIDFLTQIYEDINVALISARPMYDFLQAEPQWGLQLLTARSSGLQERLIGTWEKMFEDAIAAGQIKPEMDPQSLALYIVRIGESAIYCDLICGRKPEPGPATTAFRLLVNGHQN; encoded by the coding sequence ATGACAAGCCAGCAGACGCCGCTCTCCCTCGCCCTCTCCAAACGTAAATCCGAAGAACGCGCCACCCCGATCACGGCCTTTCGCATGGCCCGCAGCTGGTGGCTGGAAGGGCGCCGTCTGAACTTGTCGCAATTGGCCGAGGAGCTGGGCATTGGCCGCGCCACCCTGATGCGCTGGGTAGGCAACAAGGACCTGCTGATGGGCGAAATTCTCTGGTCGCTGTACAAGCGCATCTATGACGACGCCATCGCCCGCGCCGAGCAGACTCCCGGCCTCAAGGGCATCGACTTTCTGACTCAGATCTATGAAGACATCAACGTCGCATTGATCAGCGCACGGCCCATGTACGATTTTCTGCAGGCCGAGCCGCAGTGGGGCCTACAACTACTGACCGCACGCAGCTCCGGTCTGCAAGAGCGCCTGATCGGCACTTGGGAAAAGATGTTTGAAGACGCCATTGCCGCCGGACAGATCAAACCGGAGATGGACCCGCAGAGCCTGGCGCTGTACATCGTGCGCATCGGTGAGAGCGCGATCTACTGCGACCTGATCTGCGGCCGCAAGCCCGAGCCAGGCCCCGCCACCACCGCCTTCCGCTTGCTGGTCAACGGGCATCAGAACTGA